The following are encoded in a window of Fusarium oxysporum f. sp. lycopersici 4287 chromosome 5, whole genome shotgun sequence genomic DNA:
- a CDS encoding hypothetical protein (At least one base has a quality score < 10), which yields MVQYYQRLSIQPRQKPSDEEIDLSSPKVAFSPRVTRSQVARRYQGSTSRPETPSRPPKEDMSIDEHFGNLDPDSDTSSLNSDPLGPLSYHSPLSGEVGKQYQSIEDKQIVNTALVLFLKALALHCDYAQGEWTIYRKTFVVKASVTKVYEARVDGLLRVKDRTCAIVEVEPSSGTSRKKPSTRFVCKKRLRWRLG from the coding sequence ATGGTCCAGTACTATCAGCGTCTGTCTATACAGCCAAGACAGAAGCCCTCTGATGAAGAAATAGACCTTTCGTCACCCAAGGTTGCTTTCAGTCCTCGGGTAACGCGGAGTCAAGTAGCTCGACGGTACCAGGGATCCACATCACGACCAGAGACGCCTTCTCGTCCCCCCAAGGAAGATATGTCAATAGATGAGCACTTTGGTAATCTGGATCCCGATTCAGACACATCCAGCCTTAATTCAGACCCGCTGGGCCCGCTCTCGTACCACTCGCCCCTCTCTGGAGAAGTCGGAAAGCAATACCAGAGTATTGAGGACAAACAAATCGTTAATACCGCTTTGGTTCTGTTCCTCAAAGCCCTCGCGCTTCACTGCGATTATGCCCAGGGGGAGTGGACCATCTATCGAAAGACCTTCGTGGTCAAGGCCTCGGTAACCAAGGTGTACGAGGCACGTGTGGATGGCCTGTTGCGGGTCAAGGACAGAACCTGTGCTATCGTCGAAGTCGAGCCCTCATCAGGTACGAGTCGGAAAAAACCCTCGACAAGATTCGTATGCAAGAAACGGCTCAGATGGCGGCTTGGGTAG